The following proteins come from a genomic window of Trifolium pratense cultivar HEN17-A07 linkage group LG4, ARS_RC_1.1, whole genome shotgun sequence:
- the LOC123923750 gene encoding receptor-like protein 7 has product MRITLLVSFFLCYYYCIYITHASPNCLEDQQSLLLQLKNNFTFLDRKQLYSPIIHEIISRSTKLRTWIKTTACCNWSGVTCDNKGRVIGLDLSGEHIIGGFNNSSSLFSLVHLQKLNLNDNYFNTSIPSGFSKLEKLTYLNLSMAGFLGQIPAEISQLTRLVTLDLSFISYSTKPQIPNLQKFIQNLTKIRKLYLDDISITSQGHEWSNALFPLRDLQELSLYNCDLSGPLDSSLTKLENLSIIILDGNNFSSPIPEKFANLKNLTTLRLSYCGLIGTFPQKILHIESLTILDISFNLNLHGSFPEFPLNGSIHSLLVGFTSFSGEIPCTIGNMRNLFELDLSNCRFYGTLPNSMSNLTHLTYLQLSNNYLSGTLPSSLFTLPSLEEIWLPFNQFSKFDESINVSSSVLKALSLKSNNISGRFPTPIYQIHSLIFLDIAFNRLNDSLQLDGILELKNLIKLDLSYNNISINVNVTNVGHISLPNIRYINLASCNLKTFPNFLLNQSTLIFLDLSHNQIQGKIPNWIWELQYLKVFNISNNLLSHLEGPSQNITSHLMFLDISFNNIYGTISPALITMTSTLLAINLMNNNLNGVIPDMFPTSCALSTLNFNGNRLHGPIPQSLSHCSSLEVLDIGSNQLFGGFPCFLKNIPTLSVLVLRNNRLHGSIECSHSLENKPWKMIQIVDIAFNNFKGKLPEKFFTALEKMMHDEDHGLSGFIHAGTVYYFYQDSVTVSTKGQQLEFVKILKIFTVIDFSSNHFEGSIPEVLMDFTAIHVLNFSNNALSGEIPSTIGKLKQLESLDLSNNSLVGEIPMQIASLSFLSCLNVSSNRLVGRIPTGTQLQSFQASAFEGNDGLYGPPLTEKPDVTQDMPPQPSCGRLVCSTNRKLLSVELGFVFGLVIIIGPIMFRKKWRVGYWKLVDKILCSIFSRVYLEYATNKGQTYTVLRWRYR; this is encoded by the coding sequence ATGAGAATTACATTATTAGTTTCATTCTTTCTGTGCTACTACTACTGCATATATATCACTCATGCATCTCCCAATTGTCTTGAGGATCAACAATCTTTGTTGCtccaattaaaaaacaatttcacATTTCTTGATCGAAAACAATTATATTCTCCCATCATCCATGAAATAATTAGTCGTTCCACCAAACTAAGAACGTGGATTAAAACGACTGCTTGCTGCAATTGGAGTGGTGTTACCTGTGACAATAAGGGACGTGTTATTGGTCTTGACCTTAGTGGAGAACATATCATTGGCGGATTTAACAATTCAAGTAGTCTTTTTAGTCTTGTACATCTCCAGAAACTGAACTTGAATGACAACTATTTCAATACTTCCATTCCATCAGGATTCAGCAAGTTGGAGAAGTTGACATATCTGAATTTGTCAATGGCTGGATTTTTAGGGCAGATTCCTGCTGAGATTTCACAGCTTACAAGGTTGGTAACTCTTGATCTCTCTTTCATTTCCTACTCGACAAAACCTCAGATCCCAAATCTGCAAAAGTTTATCCAAAATCTGACCAAAATTAGGAAATTGTATCTTGATGATATAAGTATAACATCTCAAGGACATGAATGGAGCAACGCTTTGTTTCCGTTGCGTGACTTGCAAGAGTTGAGCTTGTATAACTGTGATCTATCAGGACCCCTTGATTCTTCCCTAACAAAACTAGAGAACCTTTCAATCATTATTCTTGATGGTAACAATTTTTCATCTCCAATTCCAGaaaaatttgcaaatttaaaaaaCCTTACCACCCTCCGTCTTTCATATTGTGGATTGATTGGAACATTTCCACAAAAGATCCTTCATATTGAATCACTGACTATTCTTGACATATCATTCAACTTAAATCTCCATGGTTCATTTCCAGAATTTCCATTAAATGGATCTATCCATTCTTTGTTGGTAGGTTTCACAAGCTTCTCGGGAGAAATTCCATGCACTATTGGTAACATGAGAAACTTATTTGAATTGGATCTTTCAAACTGTCGATTTTATGGAACACTTCCCAATTCAATGTCAAACCTTACACACCTTACCTACCTACAACtttctaataattatttaagtGGTACACTTCCTTCATCCCTTTTTACACTCCCATCCTTAGAGGAGATTTGGCTTCCATTCAACCAGTTTAGTAAATTTGACGAGTCGATAAATGTGTCTTCCTCTGTATTGAAAGCCCTTTCTTTAAAAAGCAATAATATATCTGGGCGTTTTCCTACTCCCATCTATCAGATCCATTCACTTATTTTCCTTGACATTGCCTTTAATAGGCTGAATGATTCACTACAACTAGATGGGATTTTGGaacttaaaaatttaattaaactaGACCTTTCATACAACAACATATCAATCAATGTGAATGTTACAAATGTAGGTCATATTTCCCTTCCTAACATTAGGTATATTAATTTGGCATCCTGCAACTTGAAAACTTTCCCTAACTTCTTGCTAAATCAATCAACATTGATCTTTCTTGACCTTTCACATAACCAAATTCAAGGAAAAATACCAAACTGGATTTGGGAACTACAATATCTTAAAGTCTTTAATATTTCTAACAATCTTCTCTCTCATTTGGAAGGACCTTCACAAAATATCACTTCACACTTGATGTTTCTTGATATTTCCTTCAACAACATTTATGGAACAATTTCACCAGCTTTAATCACAATGACTAGTACACTTTTGGCAATAAATTTAATGAATAACAATCTCAATGGTGTTATACCCGATATGTTTCCGACTTCTTGTGCCTTAAGCACTTTAAACTTCAATGGAAATCGGTTACATGGGCCAATTCCACAGTCTCTCTCTCACTGCTCATCATTAGAGGTATTAGACATCGGATCAAATCAACTTTTTGGTGGATTTCCATGCTTTTTGAAAAACATACCAACACTTAGTGTCTTGGTTTTGCGGAACAACAGATTGCATGGTTCCATAGAATGTTCACATTCCCTGGAAAATAAGCCTTGGAAAATGATTCAAATTGTGGACATAGCTTTCAATAATTTCAAAGGAAAACTTCCAGAAAAATTCTTCACAGCGTTGGAAAAAATGATGCATGATGAAGATCATGGTTTATCAGGATTCATTCATGCAGGGACAGTATACTATTTTTATCAGGATAGTGTGACAGTTTCAACTAAAGGTCAACAATTGGAGTTTgttaaaattctaaaaatattCACAGTCATTGATTTCTCATCCAATCATTTTGAAGGATCAATACCAGAAGTGCTGATGGACTTCACAGCGATTCATGTTCTCAACTTTTCAAATAATGCTCTCTCTGGTGAAATTCCATCGACTATTGGGAAACTAAAACAGTTAGAGTCATTGGACCTCTCAAACAATTCTTTGGTTGGTGAAATTCCTATGCAGATTGCAAGTTTATCATTCCTTTCTTGTTTGAACGTCTCCTCTAATCGTTTGGTGGGGAGGATTCCAACAGGTACCCAACTCCAGTCATTTCAAGCATCTGCATTTGAAGGAAATGATGGGCTATATGGTCCTCCATTGACTGAAAAACCAGATGTTACACAGGACATGCCACCACAACCATCATGTGGAAGACTAGTTTGTTCTACTAACCGAAAGCTTTTAAGTGTGGAATTGGGATTTGTTTTTGGGCTCGTAATCATCATTGGTCCTATCATGTTTCGGAAAAAATGGAGGGTGGGATATTGGAAACTTGTGGACAAAATTCTTTGTTCGATCTTTTCAAGAGTGTATCTTGAATATGCAACTAATAAAGGACAAACATACACAGTTTTAAGGTGGCGATATCGTTAG
- the LOC123881982 gene encoding receptor-like protein 7, which yields MRITLALFLICYYGIYITHVSPKCLEDQQSLLLQLKNNFTFLDQKPLYSPINHEIISRSTKLKSWNKTTTCCNWSGVTCDNEGHVIGLDLSGEHILGGFNNSSSLFSFRHLQKLNLDDNYFNSSIPSGFGKLEKLTYLNLSQAGFVGQIPAEISQLTRLVTLDLSFISYSTKPQIPNLQKLVQNLTKIRKLYLDDISITSQGHEWCNALLPLRDLQELRMYNCDLSGPLDSSLAKLENLSVIILDGNNFSSPVPKTFANFKNLTTLSLSDCGLIGTFPQKIFQVKTLTILDISFNFFLQGSFPEFPLNGSIHTLSISFTSFSGEIPHTIGNMRNLFELDLSNCQFYGTLPNSMSNLTHLTFLGLSHNDLSGAIPSSLFTLPSIEEISLSFNLFSKFDEFINVSSSMLNILDLSNNYLSGPFPMPISQLYSLSIIDLSYNRFNDSPSVDEIFELRKLSALDLSHNNISINVNVANISNNFIPNIRILNLASNNLKNFPNFLPNQSTLSFLDLSDNQFQGKIPNWIWELQYLTIFNISHNLLSDLEGPLQNLTSNLKVLDISFNNIYGTISPFLITMTSTLMAINLMNNNLNGVIPDMFPTTCALSTLNFHGNLLHGPIPQSLSHCSSLEVLDVGSNQLFGGFPCFLKNIPTLSVLVLRNNRLHGSIECSHSLENKPWKMIQIVDIAFNNFNGKLPEKFFTAWEKMMHDEDHVVPGFIHTGNIYYSYLDSVTISTKGQQVKLVKILRIFTAIDFSSNNFEGAIPEVLMDFKAIHILNFSNNALSGEIPLTIGKLKQLESLDLSNNSLVGEIPMQIASLSFLSCLNVSFNRLVGKIPTGTQLQSFEASSFEGNDGLYGPPLIEKLDGKRQDWHPQPSCGALICSNDRNFLSVELGFVFGLGIIISPITFSKQWRVSYWKLVDKTLCWMFSRMYLEYATDRGQTYTVLRWRYH from the coding sequence ATGAGAATTACATTAGCTTTATTCCTTATATGCTACTACGGTATATATATCACTCATGTTTCTCCAAAATGTCTTGAGGATCAACAATCTTTGTTGCtccaattaaaaaacaatttcacGTTTCTTGATCAAAAACCATTATATTCTCCAATCAATCATGAAATAATTAGTCGTTCCACAAAACTAAAAAGTTGGAACAAAACCACTACTTGCTGCAATTGGAGTGGTGTTACCTGTGACAATGAGGGACATGTTATTGGTCTTGACCTTAGTGGAGAACATATCCTTGGCGGATTTAACAATTCAAGTAGTCTTTTTAGTTTCCGACATCTCCAGAAACTGAACTTGGATGACAACTATTTCAATTCTTCCATTCCATCAGGATTCGGCAAGTTGGAGAAGTTGACATATCTGAATTTGTCACAGGCTGGATTTGTAGGGCAGATTCCTGCTGAGATTTCACAGCTTACAAGGTTGGTAACTCTTGATCTCTCGTTCATTTCCTACTCGACAAAACCTCAAATCCCAAATCTGCAAAAGCTTGTTCAAAATCTGACCAAAATTAGGAAATTGTATCTAGATGATATAAGTATAACATCTCAGGGACATGAATGGTGCAACGCTTTGTTGCCGTTGCGTGACCTGCAAGAGTTGCGCATGTATAATTGTGATCTTTCAGGACCCCTTGATTCTTCCCTAGCAAAACTAGAGAATCTATCGGTCATTATTCTTGATGGCAACAATTTTTCATCCCCAGTTCCAAAAACATTTGCAAATTTTAAGAACCTTACCACCCTCAGTCTTTCAGATTGTGGATTGATTGGAACATTTCCACAAAAGATCTTTCAAGTTAAAACACTGACTATTCTTGACATATCATTCAACTTTTTTCTCCAGGGTTCATTTCCGGAATTTCCATTAAATGGATCTATCCATACTTTGTCGATAAGTTTCACTAGTTTCTCGGGAGAAATCCCACACACTATTGGTAACATGAGGAACTTGTTTGAATTGGACCTTTCAAACTGTCAATTTTATGGAACACTTCCCAATTCAATGTCAAACCTTACTCATCTTACTTTTTTAGGCCTTTCTCATAATGATTTAAGTGGTGCAATTCCTTCATCTCTTTTTACACTCCCATCCATAGAGGAGATTTCGCTCTCATTCAACCTGTTTAGTAAATTTGACGAATTCATAAATGTGTCTTCTTCTATGTTAAACATCCTTGATTTAAGTAATAATTATCTATCAGGGCCTTTTCCAATGCCCATCTCTCAGCTCTATTCCCTTTCTATCATCGATCTTTCCTATAACAGATTTAATGATTCACCAAGTGTAGATGAGATTTTCGAGCTTAGAAAATTATCTGCACTAGACCTTTCACACAACAACATATCAATCAATGTGAATGTTGCAAATATAAGTAATAATTTCATTCCTAATATTAGGATTCTTAATTTGGCATCCAACAACTTGAAGAATTTCCCTAACTTCTTACCAAATCAATCAACATTGTCCTTTCTAGACCTTTCAGATAACCAATTTCAAGGGAAAATACCAAACTGGATTTGGGAACTACAATATcttacaatttttaatatttctcACAATCTTCTCTCTGATTTGGAAGGACCTTTGCAAAATCTCACTTCCAACTTGAAAGTTCTTGATATTTCCTTCAACAACATTTATGGAACAATTTCTCCATTTTTAATCACAATGACTAGTACCCTTATGGCAATAAATTTAATGAATAACAATCTCAATGGTGTTATACCCGATATGTTTCCAACTACTTGTGCCTTAAGCACTTTGAACTTCCATGGAAATCTGTTACATGGGCCAATTCCACAGTCTCTCTCTCACTGCTCATCATTAGAGGTATTAGACGTCGGATCAAATCAACTTTTTGGTGGCTTTCCATGCTTTTTGAAAAACATACCTACACTTAGTGTCTTGGTTTTGCGGAACAACAGATTGCATGGTTCCATAGAATGTTCACATTCACTAGAAAATAAGCCTTGGAAAATGATTCAAATTGTGGACATTGCTTTCAACAATTTCAATGGGAAACTACCTGAAAAATTCTTCACAGCGTGGGAAAAAATGATGCATGATGAAGACCATGTTGTACCAGGATTCATTCACACAGGAAACATATACTATTCTTATCTGGATAGTGTGACGATTTCTACTAAAGGTCAACAGGTGAAGTTGGTTAAAATTCTAAGAATATTCACAGCCATTGATTTCTCATCCAATAATTTTGAAGGAGCAATACCAGAGGTGTTGATGGACTTCAAAGCAATCCATATTCTCAACTTTTCAAATAATGCTCTCTCCGGTGAAATTCCATTGACTATTGGAAAACTAAAACAGTTAGAGTCATTGGACCTTTCAAATAATTCTTTGGTTGGTGAAATTCCTATGCAGATTGCAAGTTTATCATTCCTTTCTTGTTTGAACGTCTCCTTTAATCGTTTGGTGGGGAAGATTCCAACAGGTACCCAACTTCAGTCGTTTGAAGCATCTTCGTTTGAAGGAAATGATGGGCTATATGGTCCTCCATTGATTGAAAAACTAGATGGTAAAAGGCAGGACTGGCATCCACAACCATCGTGTGGAGCACTAATTTGTTCAAATGACCGAAACTTTTTAAGTGTGGAATTGGGATTTGTTTTTGGGCTCGGAATCATCATTAGTCCTATCACGTTTTCGAAACAATGGAGGGTAAGTTATTGGAAACTTGTGGACAAAACTCTTTGTTGGATGTTTTCAAGGATGTATCTTGAATATGCAACTGATAGAGGACAAACATACACAGTTTTAAGGTGGCGATATCACTAG
- the LOC123923751 gene encoding receptor-like protein 50 — translation MRITLALFLICYYSIYITHVSPKCLEDQQSLLLQLKNNFTFLDKKPLYSPIIHQIISRSTKLKMWNKTTDCCNWSGVTCDNEGHAIGLDLSGEHIVGGFNNSSSLFSLQHLQKLDLSDNYFNSSIPSGFSKLEKLTYLNLSMAGFVGRIPAVISQLTRLVTLDLSFISYSTKPQIPNLQKFIQNLTKIRKLYLDDISITSQGHEWSNALLPLHDLQELSMYNCDLSGPLDSSLTKLENLSIIILDGNNFSSPIPKTFANFKNLTTLSLSDCGLIGTFPQKIFQIKTLSILDISFNLYLQGSFPEFPLNGSIHTLLVGFTSFSGEIPRTIGNLRNLFELDLYYCQFYGTLPSSMSNLTHLTFLQLSHNHLNGIVPSFLFSIPSLEEIWLPFNQFSKFDESINVSSSILKILDLSYNYLSGPFPMSISQLHSLNNLDISSNRLNDSLQLDAILELSNLIELDLSHNSISINVNVTNVGHVFLPNIRYINFASCNLKTFPNFLLNQSTLFSLDLSDNQIQGKIPNWIWELQYLKIFNISHNLLTDLEAPRQNLISNLRLLDISFNYIYGTISPSLIAMTSTLMAINLMNNNFNGVIPDMFPTSCALRTLNFHGNLLHGPIPHSLSHCSSIAVLDIGSNQIFGGFPCFLKNLMTLLVLVLRNNRLHGSIECSHSLENKPWKTIQIVDIAFNNFNGKLPEKFFTTWEKMMHDEDHVVSGFIHSGTIYYSYQDSVTVSIKGQQVKLVKILSIFTTIDFSSNYFEGPIPEVLMDFKAIHVLNFSNNALSGEIPPTIGNLKQLESLDLSNNSLVGEIPTQIASLSFLSCLNLSYNHLVGKIPTGTQLQSFEASSFEGNDGLYGLPLTKKLDYWPDLPPQPSSGRLASSIDWNFLSVELGIVFGLGIIIGPIMFWKQWRVRYWKFVDKILCWLFSRIYLEYTTDRGKAYTVLRWRYH, via the coding sequence ATGAGAATTACATTAGCTTTATTCCTTATATGCTACTACAGTATATATATCACTCATGTTTCTCCCAAATGTCTTGAGGATCAACAATCTTTGTTGCtccaattaaaaaacaatttcacATTTCTTGATAAAAAACCATTATATTCTCCAATCATCCATCAAATAATTAGTCGTTCCACCAAACTAAAAATGTGGAATAAAACCACTGATTGCTGTAATTGGAGTGGTGTTACCTGTGACAATGAGGGACATGCTATTGGTCTTGACCTTAGTGGAGAACATATCGTTGGTGGATTTAACAATTCAAGTAGTCTATTTAGTCTCCAACATCTCCAGAAACTGGACTTGTCTGATAACTATTTCAATTCTTCCATTCCATCAGGATTCAGCAAGTTGGAGAAGTTAACATATCTGAATTTGTCAATGGCCGGATTTGTAGGGCGAATTCCAGCAGTGATTTCACAGCTTACAAGGTTGGTAACTCTTGATCTCTCTTTCATTTCCTACTCGACAAAACCTCAGATCCCGAATCTGCAAAAGTTTATCCAAAATCTGACCAAAATTAGGAAATTGTATCTAGATGATATAAGTATAACATCTCAAGGGCATGAATGGAGCAACGCTTTGTTGCCATTGCATGACTTGCAAGAATTGAGCATGTATAACTGTGATCTATCAGGACCCCTTGATTCTTCCCTAACAAAACTAGAGAACCTTTCAATCATTATTCTTGATGGTAACAATTTTTCATCCCCAATTCCTAAAACatttgcaaattttaaaaacctTACCACCCTCAGTCTTTCAGATTGTGGATTGATTGGAACATTTCCACAAAAGATCTTTCAAATTAAAACACTGTCTATTCTTGACATATCATTCAACTTATATCTCCAGGGTTCATTTCCAGAATTTCCATTAAATGGATCAATCCATACTTTGCTGGTAGGTTTCACAAGCTTCTCGGGAGAAATTCCACGCACTATTGGTAACCTGAGAAACTTATTTGAATTGGATCTTTATTATTGTCAATTTTATGGAACACTTCCGAGTTCAATGTCAAACCTCACACACCTTACCTTCCTACAACTTTCTCATAATCATTTAAATGGTATAGTTCCCTCATTCCTTTTTTCTATCCCATCCTTGGAAGAGATTTGGCTTCCATTCAACCAGTTTAGTAAATTTGACGAATCCATAAATGTGTCTTCCTCTATATTAAAAATCCTTGATTTAAGTTATAATTATCTATCAGGGCCTTTTCCAATGTCCATCTCTCAGCTCCATTCACTTAATAACCTTGATATTTCTTCTAATAGGTTGAATGATTCACTACAACTAGATGCGATTTTGGAACTTTCAAATTTAATTGAACTAGACCTTTCACACAACAGCATATCAATCAATGTGAACGTTACAAATGTTGGTCATGTTTTCCTTCCTAATattagatatattaattttgcatCCTGCAATTTGAAAACTTTCCCTAACTTCTTGCTAAATCAATCAACATTATTCAGTCTTGACCTTTCAGATAACCAAATTCAAGGAAAAATACCAAACTGGATTTGGGAGCTACAATATCTTAAAATCTTTAATATTTCTCACAATCTTCTGACTGATTTGGAAGCACCTAGACAAAATCTCATTTCCAACTTGAGACTTCTTGATATTTCCTTCAACTACATTTATGGAACAATTTCTCCATCTTTAATCGCAATGACTAGTACCCTTATGGCAATAAATTTAATGAATAACAATTTCAATGGTGTTATACCAGATATGTTTCCAACTTCTTGTGCCTTAAGAACTTTGAACTTCCATGGAAATCTATTACATGGGCCAATTCCGCATTCTCTCTCTCACTGCTCATCAATAGCGGTATTAGACATTggatcaaatcaaatttttggTGGCTTTCCATGCTTTTTGAAAAACTTAATGACACTTCTTGTCTTGGTTTTGCGGAACAACAGATTGCATGGTTCCATAGAATGTTCACATTCACTCGAAAATAAGCCTTGGAAAACTATTCAAATTGTGGACATTGCTTTCAATAATTTCAACGGAAAACTACCAGAAAAATTCTTCACAACGTGGGAAAAAATGATGCATGATGAAGATCATGTTGTATCAGGATTCATTCATTCAGGGACAATATACTATTCCTATCAGGATAGTGTGACAGTTTCTATTAAAGGTCAACAAGTGAAGTTGGTTAAAATTCTAAGTATATTCACAACCATTGATTTCTCATCCAATTATTTTGAAGGACCAATACCAGAGGTGTTGATGGACTTCAAAGCAATCCATGTTCTCAACTTCTCAAACAATGCTCTCTCTGGTGAAATTCCACCAACTATTGGGAACCTAAAACAGTTAGAGTCATTGGACCTCTCAAATAATTCTTTGGTTGGTGAAATTCCAACACAGATTGCAAGTTTGTCCTTCCTTTCTTGTTTGAACCTCTCCTATAATCATTTGGTGGGGAAGATTCCAACAGGTACCCAACTTCAGTCATTTGAAGCATCTTCGTTTGAAGGAAATGATGGCCTATATGGTCTTCCATTGACTAAAAAACTAGACTATTGGCCAGACTTGCCTCCACAGCCATCATCTGGAAGGTTAGCTAGTTCAATTGACTGGAATTTTTTAAGTGTGGAGTTGGGAATTGTTTTTGGGCTCGGAATCATCATTGGTCCTATCATGTTTTGGAAGCAATGGAGGGTAAGATATTGGAAATTTGTGGACAAAATTCTTTGTTGGCTCTTTTCAAGGATATATCTTGAATATACAACCGATAGAGGAAAAGCATACACAGTTTTAAGGTGGCGATATCATTGA